The following coding sequences are from one Panicum hallii strain FIL2 chromosome 5, PHallii_v3.1, whole genome shotgun sequence window:
- the LOC112895027 gene encoding protein DETOXIFICATION 19-like: MSSAAPLLDSRPADDGHQQERRRRCPSWLGRVVDTEEACAQLRFSGPMILMNMFYYGIPLVSVMFSGHLGDVELAGATLGNSWVTVTGYAFVIGLSGGLETLCGQAYGARLYRRLGLYLQSSLIMSAAASALVSVLWVFTEPVLLLLRQEPRVSRAAAGFVRAQIPGLFAFASLQCLLRYLQMQSVVLPLVAFSAASFALHVALAYLLVGVLGLGIAGASAAVSVTFWAACLMLLAYVLRSEVFNETWKGFSVEAFRYVLPTVKLAAPSAVMVCFEYWAFELLVLVAGLLPNSTVSTSLIAICTSTETIAYMITYGFSAAVSTRVSNEIGAGNVDKAKNAVSVTMKLSVLLAISFVLFLAFCHNLWASLYSGSAVIMSEFAAIAPLLIVSIVLDSAQGVLSGVSRGCGWQHLAALTNLVAFYLIGMPLAIFFAFKLKLYTKGLWAGLICGLVCQACSLLVITVRTKWSKIAEAMQQEKANYGGLA, from the exons ATGTCTTCGGCGGCTCCGCTGCTCGACTCCCGCCCGGCCGACGACGGCCACcagcaggagcggcggcggcggtgcccgTCGTGGCTCGGCCGCGTGGTGGACACGGAGGAGGCGTGCGCCCAGCTGCGGTTCTCGGGGCCGATGATCCTCATGAACATGTTCTACTACGGCATCCCGCTGGTGTCCGTGATGTTCTCCGGCCACCTCGGCGatgtcgagctcgccggcgccacgCTCGGCAACTCCTGGGTCACCGTCACCGGCTACGCCTTCGTC ATCGGCCTGAGCGGCGGCCTGGAGACGCTGTGCGGGCAGGCCTATGGCGCGAGGCTGTACCGCCGGCTGGGCCTGTACCTGCAGTCGTCGCTCATCatgtcggcggcggcgtccgcgcTCGTCTCCGTGCTGTGGGTGTTCACGGAGCCGGTGCTGCTGCTCCTGCGGCAGGAGCCCCGGGTGTCCCGCGCCGCGGCGGGGTTCGTCCGCGCCCAGATCCCGGGCCTCTTTGCGTTCGCCTCCCTGCAGTGCCTGCTCCGGTACCTGCAGATGCAGTCCGTCGTCCTGCCGCTCGTCGCCTTCTCCGCCGCCTCGTTCGCGCTCCACGTCGCCTTGGCGTACCTGCTCGTGGGCGTGCTCGGCCTCGGCATCGCCGGcgcgtccgccgccgtctccgtcACCTTCTGGGCCGCCTGCCTCATGCTGCTCGCCTACGTGCTGCGGTCGGAGGTCTTCAACGAGACGTGGAAGGGGTTCTCCGTCGAGGCGTTCCGATACGTGCTGCCCACCGTGAAGCTCGCCGCGCCGTCAGCCGTCATGGTCTG CTTTGAGTACTGGGCGTTTGAGCTCCTGGTCCTGGTCGCCGGATTGCTCCCCAATTCCACAGTCAGCACATCGCTGATCGCCATCTG CACTAGCACGGAGACCATCGCCTACATGATCACGTACGGGTTCAGTGCCGCTGTCAG CACCCGGGTGTCGAACGAGATAGGGGCGGGGAACGTGGACAAGGCCAAGAACGCGGTGTCGGTGACGATGAAGCTGTCGGTGCTCCTCGCCATCTCCTTCGTCCTGTTCCTGGCGTTCTGCCACAACCTGTGGGCGAGCCTCTACAGCGGGAGCGCGGTGATCATGTCGGAGTTCGCCGCCATCGCGCCGCTCCTGATAGTATCCATCGTGCTCGACTCGGCGCAGGGCGTCCTGTCAG GAGTGTCGAGGGGCTGCGGGTGGCAGCATCTCGCGGCGCTCACCAACCTGGTGGCTTTCTACTTGATCGGCATGCCGCTGGCGATCTTCTTCGCTTTTAAGCTCAAGCTCTACACCAAG GGTCTGTGGGCTGGCCTGATCTGCGGGCTGGTGTGCCAAGCCTGCTCCCTGCTGGTGATCACCGTCCGCACCAAGTGGTCCAAGATCGCGGAGGCGATGCAGCAGGAGAAGGCCAACTACGGCGGGCTCGCATAG
- the LOC112894306 gene encoding polyphenol oxidase I, chloroplastic-like — translation MAAGGGSSRALLALRVLLLCALAAAAATILVPLATSPCARSLSRSILAATGLDPYLLFCAGGDASGGAPLLSQGGGANGTGRGAARAVVTDQRCVRGKFPPDALPPLQCCPPASASEPVNFTLPDPAEPLRTRRPVHAVGAEYMAKYARAVALMKALPRSDPRSFYQQANVHCAYCTGSHRQAGRPDLGVQIHFSWLFFPFHRAYLYFFERIAAKLLGEPGFALPVWTWDVPEGMGIPEVFADEASPLYDPIREPSHAPPKVADLDYILGGGGEKNLTDEQQILHNFRVMYKQMISGATLPSLFLGQPYRAGDPEMPGAGTVEWIPHNTMHLWTGDNSRPNAENMGVYYSAGRDPIFYPHHANIDRLWESWRGIVGGRRRADFADPDWLDSSFLLYDEEARLVRITVRDVLDIGKLRYAYAGAGLPWLNARPPVTPGVNPRGGRLASVSFPVSLDAAVTAEVRRPPPGARRRRSLQEEQAREEEVLMVEGIEADAADFVRFDVYVNAREYRKVPPGGREMAGTFATLKHPGKEGTVVRTSMTVALGELLEDLGAEGDDSVTVTLVPVRGKVRIGGLKIVYMAE, via the exons atggcggccggtggtggcAGTAGCCGTGCCCTGCTCGCGCTCcgcgtcctcctcctctgcgccctcgccgccgccgcggctacCATTCTGGTCCCTCTCGCCACGAGCCCGTGCGCACGCTCGCTGTCGAGGAGCATCCTCGCGGCCACGGGCCTAGACCCGTACCTCCTCTtctgcgccggcggcgacgcCTCCGGTGGGGCTCCATTGCTGTcccagggcggcggcgccaaCGGGACCGGCAGGGGCGCCGCGCGAGCCGTCGTGACCGACCAGCGGTGCGTCAGGGGCAAATTTCCGCCGGACGCGCTCCCGCCCCTGCAGTGCTGCCCGCCGGCGTCCGCGTCGGAGCCCGTCAACTTCACGCTCCCGGACCCCGCGGAGCCGCTCCGGACGCGGCGGCCGGTGCACGCCGTCGGCGCGGAGTACATGGCCAAGTACGCGCGCGCGGTGGCGCTGATGAAGGCGCTGCCCCGGTCGGACCCGCGCAGCTTCTACCAGCAGGCCAACGTCCACTGCGCCTACTGCACCGGCTCGCACCGGCAGGCGGGGCGCCCAGACCTGGGCGTGCAGATCCACTTCTCGTGGCTCTTCTTCCCCTTCCACCGCGCCTACCTCTACTTCTTCGAGCGCATCGCGGCCAAGCTGCTGGGGGAGCCCGGCTTCGCGCTGCCCGTCTGGACATGGGACGTCCCCGAGGGGATGGGGATCCCCGAGGTGTTCGCCGACGAGGCGTCGCCGCTGTACGACCCGATACGGGAGCCCAGCCACGCGCCGCCCAAGGTCGCggacctcgactacatccttgGAGGGGGAGGGGAGAAGAACTTGACCGACGAGCAGCAGATCCTGCACAACTTCCGGGTCATGTATAAACAG ATGATCAGCGGCGCGACGTTGCCCTCCCTCTTCCTCGGGCAGCCCTACCGCGCCGGCGACCCGGAGATGCCAGGTGCGGGCACGGTGGAGTGGATCCCGCACAACACGATGCACCTCTGGACCGGCGACAACTCGCGCCCCAACGCCGAGAACATGGGCGTCTACTACTCCGCCGGCCGCGACCCCATCTTCTACCCGCACCACGCCAACATCGACCGCCTCTGGGAGTCCTGGCGCGGCATCGTcggcggccggcgccgcgcGGACTTTGCCGACCCGGACTGGCTCGACTCGTCCTTCCTCCTCTACGACGAGGAGGCCCGCCTCGTGCGCATCACCGTCCGCGACGTGCTCGACATCGGCAAGCTCCGCTACGCGTacgccggcgccggcctccCGTGGCTCAACGCGCGGCCGCCCGTCACCCCCGGCGTGAACCCCAGGGGCGGCCGGCTAGCGTCCGTCAGCTTCCCGGTGTCCCTCgacgcggcggtgaccgcggaggtgaggcggccgccgccgggcgcgcggcggcgccggagcctGCAGGAGGAGCAGGCTCGGGAGGAGGAGGTGCTGATGGTCGAGGGCATCGAGGCGGACGCCGCGGACTTCGTCAGGTTCGACGTGTACGTGAACGCGAGGGAGTACCGCAAGGTCCCGCCGGGAGGGAGGGAGATGGCCGGCACCTTCGCGACCCTGAAGCACCCCGGCAAGGAGGGAACTGTGGTGCGGACCAGCATGACGGTGGCGCTGGGCGAGCTGCTGGAAGACCTCGGAGCCGAAGGGGACGACAGTGTGACGGTGACGCTGGTGCCGGTGAGAGGAAAGGTCAGGATCGGAGGCCTGAAGATCGTGTACATGGCGGAGTGA
- the LOC112892364 gene encoding protein DETOXIFICATION 19-like: MSSAAPLLGSRAADDGHQERRRCSSWLGRVVDTEEAWAQLRFSGPMILMNIFYYGIPLVSVMFSGHLGDVQLAGATLGNSWVTVTGYAFVIGLSGGLETLCGQAYGAGLYRRLGLYLQSSLIMAAAAAALVSVLWVFTEPVLLLLRQEPRVSRAAAGFVRAQIPGLFAYAFLQCLLRYLQMQSVVLPLVAFSAASFALHVALAYLLVGVLGLGIAGASAAVSVTFWAACIMLLAYVLRSEAVSETWKGFSAEAFRYVLPTVKLAAPSAVMVCFEYWAFELLVLVAGLLPNSTVSTSLIAICTSTQAIAYMITYGFSAAVSTRVSNEIGAGNVDKAKNAVSVTMKLSVLLAISFVLFLAFGHDLWASLYSGSAVIVSEFAAIAPLLTVSIVLDSAQGVLSGVSRGCGWQHLAALTNLVAFYFVGMPLAIFLAFKLKFYTKGLWAGLSCGLLCQACSLLVITVRTKWSKIAEAMQHEKANFGVA; the protein is encoded by the exons ATGTCTTCGGCGGCTCCGCTACTCGGCTCCCGCGCAGCCGACGACGGCCaccaggagcggcggcggtgctcgtcGTGGCTCGGCCGCGTGGTGGACACGGAGGAGGCGTGGGCGCAGCTGCGCTTCTCGGGTCCGATGATCCTCATGAACATTTTCTACTACGGCATCCCGCTGGTGTCCGTGATGTTCTCCGGCCACCTCGGCGACGTCCAGCTCGCCGGCGCCACGCTCGGCAACTCCTGGGTCACCGTCACCGGCTACGCCTTCGTC ATCGGCCTGAGCGGCGGCCTGGAGACGCTGTGCGGGCAGGCCTACGGCGCCGGGCTGTACCGCCGGCTGGGCCTGTACCTGCAGTCGTCGCTcatcatggcggcggcggcggcggcgctcgtctcCGTGCTGTGGGTGTTCACGGAGCCGGTGCTGCTGCTCCTGCGGCAGGAGCCCCGGGTGTCCCGCGCTGCGGCCGGGTTCGTCCGCGCCCAGATCCCCGGGCTCTTCGCCTACGCCTTCCTGCAGTGCTTGCTCCGGTACCTGCAGATGCAGTCCGTCGTCCTGCCGCTCGTCGCCTTCTCCGCCGCCTCGTTCGCGCTCCACGTCGCGCTGGCGTACCTGCTCGTGGGCGTGCTCGGCCTCGGCATCGCCGGcgcgtccgccgccgtctccgtcACCTTCTGGGCCGCCTGCATCATGCTGCTTGCCTACGTGCTGCGGTCCGAGGCCGTCAGCGAGACGTGGAAGGGCTTCTCCGCCGAGGCGTTCCGATACGTGCTGCCCACCGTGAAGCTCGCCGCGCCGTCAGCCGTCATGGTCTG CTTTGAGTACTGGGCGTTTGAGCTACTGGTCCTGGTCGCCGGATTGCTCCCCAATTCTACAGTGAGCACATCGCTGATCGCCATCTG CACTAGCACGCAGGCCATCGCCTACATGATCACGTACGGGTTCAGTGCTGCTGTCAG CACCCGGGTGTCGAACGAAATCGGCGCCGGGAACGTGGACAAGGCCAAGAACGCGGTGTCGGTGACGATGAAGCTGTCGGTGCTCCTCGCCATCTCCTTCGTCCTGTTCCTGGCGTTCGGCCACGACCTGTGGGCGAGCCTCTACAGCGGGAGCGCGGTGATCGTGTCGGAGTTCGCCGCCATCGCGCCGCTCCTGACAGTATCCATCGTGCTGGACTCGGCGCAGGGCGTCCTGTCAG GCGTGTCGAGGGGCTGCGGGTGGCAGCATCTCGCGGCGCTCACCAACCTGGTGGCTTTCTACTTCGTCGGCATGCCCCTGGCGATCTTCCTCGCATTCAAGCTCAAGTTCTACACCAAG GGTCTGTGGGCTGGTCTGAGCTGCGGGCTGTTGTGCCAGGCCTGCTCGCTGCTGGTGATCACCGTCCGCACCAAGTGGTCCAAGATCGCGGAGGCGATGCAGCACGAGAAGGCCAACTTCGGGGTCGCATAG
- the LOC112894434 gene encoding copper transporter 3-like, translating to MCIHGQAGQRVNAWVLPCRHRHEPSLANERLAGQPAAAGTSKQRAAVHALRTGGAYLLMLALMSFNGGLLLAAVAGHAAGFLAFKAGLFGDGRALVEDGCGKEELAPAAC from the coding sequence ATGTGCATCCATGGCCAGGCCGGGCAGCGAGTTAACGCCTGGGTGCTGCCGTGTCGCCACCGCCATGAGCCGAGCCTTGCCAACGAACGCTTGGCAGGccagcccgcggcggcggggacgagcAAGCAGCGCGCGGCGGTGCACGCTCTGCGGACGGGCGGGGCGTACCTGCTCATGCTCGCTCTCATGTCGTTCAACGGCGGCttgctcctcgccgccgtggcgGGCCACGCGGCGGGGTTCCTGGCGTTCAAGGCCGGCCTGTTCGGCGACGGGCGGGCGCTGGTGGAGGACGGGTGCGGCAAGGAGGAGCTCGCGCCGGCGGCGTGCTGA
- the LOC112894364 gene encoding protein LURP-one-related 5-like: MAIVGAEYCDPEERVLTVRKTSHFSPGDGFAAYDHRTGRLAFRADTYGRGHGGGAASAGELALLGPAGEPLLTVRRRRPSLHQRWEGFLGARAGGQKPLFSARRSSILGGAAAGAVVELLPPPSSSPPPGAAPELLRVDGSFARRCCRVVAAPRAVGEKAKLVAEIRRKVDEGTRVVMGRDVFVLKVSPGFDAAFAMGIVLVLDQIAGEDPGADDAGADALDAKIW; this comes from the coding sequence atGGCGATCGTGGGCGCTGAGTACTGCGACCCGGAGGAGCGCGTCCTGACGGTGCGCAAGACCTCGCACTTCTCCCCCGGCGACGGTTTCGCGGCCTACGACCACCGCACGGGCCGGCTGGCCTTCCGCGCCGACACCTACGGCCGGGGccacggcgggggcgcggcgtcgGCGGGAGAGCTCGCGCTGCTGGGCCCGGCCGGGGAGCCGCTCCTCACCGTGCGCCGCCGACGCCCGTCCCTGCACCAGCGCTGGGAGGGCTTCCTGGgcgcccgcgccggcggccAGAAGCCGCTCTTCTCGGCCCGCCGGTCCTCCATcctcggcggcgccgcggccggcgccgtcgtcgagctcctcccgccgccctcctcctcgccgccgccgggcgccgCCCCCGAGCTGCTCCGTGTCGACGGGTCCTTCGCGCGGCGGTGCTGCCGCGTGGTGGCGGCGCCGAGGGCCGTGGGGGAGAAGGCGAAGCTGGTGGCGGAGATCAGGAGGAAGGTGGACGAGGGGACGCGCGTCGTCATGGGCCGGGACGTGTTCGTGCTCAAGGTGAGCCCCGGCTTCGACGCCGCGTTCGCCATGGGGATCGTGCTCGTGCTCGACCAGATCGCCGGCGAGGATCCCGGGGCCGACGACGCCGGAGCGGACGCCCTGGACGCCAAGATCTGGTGA
- the LOC112894479 gene encoding uncharacterized protein At2g39795, mitochondrial — protein MLRRAGPTAAALCRRAASTSASPSSTAAATAAASSSAVNSILLRSLKEHYLEVSKMAPPPKTSPPKPFTIVKGSLDQASGPVLRREYGDAGEEISISVARLANILPPDADADSDSDPDAAGGDGGMSASISQLLLHVDISKPGAGKSLQFLCGLYPDAVGIHSVCLRSKDAESGEGNMASMGGGEYKGRIFQELDEKVRDALHHYIEARGINEKLFPFLQAWLYVKDHRNLIRWFKSVGTFISEPKP, from the exons AtgctccgccgcgccggccccacCGCGGCCGCCCTCTGCCGCCGGGCGGCCTCCACCTCGGCCTCCCCCTCCTCAACCgcggcggccacggcggcggcctcctcctccgccgtgaACTCCATCCTCCTCCGCTCGCTAAAGGAGCACTACCTCGAGGTCTCCAAGatggcgccgccgcccaagACAAGCCCGCCCAAGCCCTTCACCATCGTCAAGGGCTCCCTGGACCAGGCATCGGGCCCCGTGCTGCGCCGCGAGTACGGCGACGCGGGGgaggagatctccatctccgtCGCGAGGCTCGCCAACATCCTGCcccccgacgccgacgccgactcCGACTCCGACCCCGACGCCGCCGGCGGGGACGGCGGTATGAGCGCGTCCATAAGCCAGCTCTTACTCCACGTCGACATCTCCAAGCCCGGGGCAGGCAAGTCGCTGCAGTTCCTTTGCGGGCTGTACCCGGACGCCGTTGGGATCCATTCAGTCTGTCTCAGGTCGAAGGACGCCGAGTCGGGGGAGGGAAACATGGCTTCGATGGGTGGTGGAGAGTACAAGGGGCGCATCTTCCA AGAGTTGGATGAGAAAGTTCGTGATGCACTTCATCATTACATCGAAGCCCGTGGGATAAATGAGAAGCTCTTCCCTTTTCTACAAGCTTGGCTTTATGTAAAGGACCACCGCAACCTCATACGCTGGTTCAAAAGTGTGGGCACATTCATCAGTGAGCCAAAGCCATAG
- the LOC112892363 gene encoding uncharacterized protein LOC112892363, giving the protein MAKILLFCLLDPNSITPSARSTAIARGENQESQTGNVPAASHHSLPSPLFSGDHHSSHKTQSPGPAQPEPEPDKAMAAAEPPPPSGTGFFGMLSFRCSATAVASFDPAQDDELLALDALQAHVADRLQALSAHASSPASPALSLPFLSKLLDAVLSSDAAFRAVLAVGPVAAALARPPADRLAADLLDRAVKTLDVLNAASFTLASLRAAHRAALTAATCLLAPALHRAHLARARRAIARLFSGGAGGAEARAGRRPEARAGRRRGGAGGDVACQIRLLA; this is encoded by the exons atggcAAAAATTTTGCTCTTTTGCTTGTTGGATCCAAACAGCATCACTCCATCAGCCCGATCGACAGCCATCGCCCGCGGAGAGAACCAGGAGTCGCAGACCGGCAACGTCCCCGCGGCTTCCCACCATTCGCTCCCCTCCCCTCTGTTCTCCGGCGACCACCACTCCTCCCACAAAACCCAAAGCCCAGGCCCTGCACAGCCCGAACCCGAGCCCGATaaggccatggccgccgccgagccgccgccgccctccgggACGGGCTTCTTCGGCATGCTCAGCTTCCGctgcagcgccaccgccgtcgcctcCTTCGACCCCGCGCAGGACGATGAGCTCCTCGCGCTCGACGCCCTCCAGGCCCACGTCGCCGACCGCCTCCAGGCGCTCTCCGCCCACGCCTCCTCCCCCGCATCCCCGGCCCTCTCCCTCCCGTTCCTCTCCAAGCTCCTCGACGCCGTCCTCTCCTCCGACGCCGCCTTCCGCGCCGTGCTCGCCGTCGGCCCCGTCGCCGCGGCGCTCGCCAGGCCGCCCGCCGACCGCCTCGCCGCAGACCTCCTCGACCGCGCCGTCAAGACGCTCGACGTCCTCAACGCCGCGTCCTTCACGCTCGCCTCGCTCCGGGCCGCGCACCGCGCCGCGCTCACCGCCGCGACCTGCCTCCTCGCCCCGGCGCTGCACCGCGCGCATCTCGCACGCGCGCGCAGGGCCATCGCCAGGCTCTTCTcgggcggggcgggcggcgcggaggcgcgggcggggcggaggccggaggcgcgggcggggcggaggcgcggaggcgcgggcggcg ACGTGGCCTGCCAAATCAGGCTGCTAGCCTAG